From the Synechococcus sp. HK01-R genome, one window contains:
- the urtE gene encoding urea ABC transporter ATP-binding subunit UrtE, with amino-acid sequence MTELLEIRGLNTYYGESHILRDVDLTVKSGEMVCLIGRNGVGKTTLLKSLIGLLRPRRGEIVFNGDGLDRQAPYQRARAGVGYVPQGREIIPQLTVEDNLMLGMEALPGGLGRHRRIDPFVYELFPILREFLPRKGGDLSGGQQQQLAIARALLGKPKLLLLDEPTEGIQPNIVQDIEAAVRRIIAETGIGVLLVEQHLHFVRQADRYYAMQRGGIVASGPTAELSQAVVDRFLSV; translated from the coding sequence ATGACGGAACTTCTGGAAATCCGCGGGTTGAACACCTATTACGGCGAGAGCCATATCCTGCGGGACGTGGACCTCACCGTGAAATCTGGTGAGATGGTTTGTCTGATCGGCCGTAACGGTGTGGGTAAGACCACGCTTCTCAAGTCGTTGATCGGTCTGTTGCGACCACGCCGCGGAGAGATTGTCTTCAACGGTGATGGGCTCGACCGTCAGGCTCCTTATCAGAGGGCAAGGGCTGGGGTCGGCTATGTGCCCCAGGGGCGAGAAATCATTCCCCAGCTGACCGTTGAGGACAACCTGATGCTGGGGATGGAAGCGCTCCCAGGTGGGCTCGGACGCCACCGGCGCATCGATCCGTTTGTGTATGAGCTCTTCCCCATCTTGCGGGAGTTTCTGCCCCGCAAGGGTGGTGACCTCAGCGGTGGCCAGCAGCAGCAGCTGGCCATTGCCCGGGCACTGCTTGGCAAGCCCAAATTGCTGCTCCTCGATGAACCCACCGAGGGCATTCAGCCCAACATCGTGCAGGACATTGAAGCTGCTGTTCGTCGCATTATTGCCGAGACCGGCATTGGTGTGCTGCTGGTGGAGCAGCACCTCCATTTTGTCCGGCAAGCCGATCGCTATTACGCGATGCAGCGGGGGGGGATTGTGGCGAGCGGTCCGACCGCCGAACTCAGTCAGGCGGTCGTGGATCGCTTTTTGAGTGTGTGA
- the urtD gene encoding urea ABC transporter ATP-binding protein UrtD: MSAPLLELRQITVSFDGFLALRDLNLSLQPGELRAVIGPNGAGKTTFLDVITGKTTPTEGDVVFKGRSLVGTKEHRIARLGIGRKFQSPRVFEKLSVQENLALAVSRPKQPWSLLFGGLNATQRDQVHQLMSIVNLHHRADWLAGALSHGQKQWLEIAMLVGQDPDLLLVDEPVAGLTDEETDLTADLLKSLAGDHTVLVIEHDMEFIRRLESPVTVLHQGHVLCEGTMDQVQADPRVIEVYLGTTEEQNG, encoded by the coding sequence ATGAGTGCTCCCCTTTTGGAGTTACGCCAGATCACAGTCAGCTTTGACGGCTTCTTAGCCCTACGCGATCTCAATCTCAGTCTCCAGCCTGGTGAACTGAGGGCGGTGATTGGTCCCAATGGGGCTGGCAAGACCACCTTTTTGGATGTGATCACTGGCAAGACCACTCCCACCGAAGGGGATGTGGTGTTTAAGGGGCGCTCCCTGGTGGGAACCAAAGAGCACCGCATCGCTCGACTCGGCATCGGCCGCAAATTTCAGAGTCCGCGGGTGTTTGAGAAGCTCAGCGTCCAGGAGAACTTGGCGCTGGCGGTCAGCAGGCCCAAGCAGCCATGGTCACTGTTGTTCGGCGGTTTGAATGCCACGCAGCGCGATCAGGTGCATCAGCTGATGAGCATCGTGAATCTGCATCACCGGGCTGACTGGCTTGCAGGCGCTCTCTCCCATGGTCAGAAACAGTGGCTGGAGATTGCGATGTTGGTGGGTCAGGATCCTGATCTTCTCCTGGTCGACGAGCCGGTGGCAGGACTCACCGATGAGGAGACGGATCTCACCGCCGATTTGCTCAAGTCGTTGGCGGGGGATCACACCGTGCTGGTGATTGAGCACGACATGGAGTTCATCCGGCGCTTGGAGAGCCCAGTGACGGTGTTGCACCAGGGTCATGTGCTCTGTGAGGGAACGATGGATCAGGTGCAGGCTGATCCGCGTGTGATTGAGGTGTATCTCGGAACCACGGAGGAGCAGAACGGATGA